From Hymenobacter sediminicola:
GAACTGCCAGTAGTTGAGGTGGTCGGAGAAGTCGATGCCAGGCAGCCAAGCCGGCGCTTTAAAACGCTTTACGGGCAGAGCTGCTGCACCTTTGTAGCGCCGCGCAAACTGCCGCCCGAACTGACCGTTACCGAATTTCTGCGCTACGGTTACGTAGTTGCCGCGGCTGCCATAAATCCATTTCAGCGGGCCCAGCGGATAGTCTTGGCTGCCTTTCCGGTCGTCGTAGTAGCCCAGCATTTCCAGCGCCACCATACCACGCACTGGCACGCCGGCATCGTGCATAGACTTGGCGTGCACGTAGCTGCCCATTTGCCGGGTCCGGAAAAACGGCGGCTCCTCCAGCGTGTATGCCACCAGATCAATGCGGTAGGGCAGTTGAGGTTGCTGGCCCAACAGCCGCGCCAGCTCCAGTAGCGCCGCTACACCAGTGCCATTGTCGTCGGCACCGGGCTGCTCGCCGCACACATCATAATGGGCCCCAATAATCAGCCGCGGACCGGTTTCGGGACCAAAACTGCCGAGTATGTTGCGGTAGGTATTGCCCCGCACCTCGTAGGGTTGCTCAGCAGGACGGGCACCGGCGGCACGCAGTTCTGCTTTGATATAGTCGGCGGCCTGATTGAGGCTGGCCAGATGCTGGTAGTTGCGCGGCTCGGGCGTGGTAATGAGAGCCAGCAGGTGGCGGCGCAGACGGGTAGTATCGGCAGTAGGCTGAGCGGCAGCAAATACTCCGCTTAACAGCAACAGTAACAGCAGAGTGATACGCGGCATAAATAACAGAAGCAACTGGTAGCAGGAAAGACGCCGGGAAGATACTGAAGCCACGCCGGCTGTATTGCTCCAAACGAATACAACAGCGCTTGGCGCATGCGGCCAACCTGTTTAACTTCACGCATGATTGTACGCTTTCCGGTGGTGGTGCTCTTGTTTTTGCTGCTGATGGCTAGCCGGGTTTTCGCCCAAAGCCCGCAGACGCCCCTACTGCGTGGAACTCTGGCACAGGCAACCTCCGATACCAGCCGAGTCTTGCTACTTGCCAACCTGAGTGCCTCCTACCGCTATTCCCGCTTCGACTCGGTGCGCTACTACGCGTTGCGGGGGCTGCGGCTGGCACGGCGTATCGGCTATGCCAAGGGCGAAGGCCGGTGCCTTTCGCGCATCGGGATTCTGATGAGCGAGCGGGGCAATCTGCCGGCGGCACTTCGCATCAACCTGCAGGCGCTACAACTCAACGAAGACAGCCACGATGCCGAAGGCACGGCCCGGACCCTCAACCAGACTGGCCTGCTCTACTACGCCCTGGATGATTTCCGGCCGTCTTTAGGGTACTACTTTCGGGCGCTGCGACTATACGAGCAAGGCGGCATTGAGGACGATTCACAGTTGATC
This genomic window contains:
- a CDS encoding M28 family peptidase, translated to MPRITLLLLLLLSGVFAAAQPTADTTRLRRHLLALITTPEPRNYQHLASLNQAADYIKAELRAAGARPAEQPYEVRGNTYRNILGSFGPETGPRLIIGAHYDVCGEQPGADDNGTGVAALLELARLLGQQPQLPYRIDLVAYTLEEPPFFRTRQMGSYVHAKSMHDAGVPVRGMVALEMLGYYDDRKGSQDYPLGPLKWIYGSRGNYVTVAQKFGNGQFGRQFARRYKGAAALPVKRFKAPAWLPGIDFSDHLNYWQFDYSAVLLTDTAFYRNKHYHEPTDTLGRLDMRRLGLAVDAVLVTVLAM